A region from the Candidatus Rokuibacteriota bacterium genome encodes:
- a CDS encoding ABC transporter substrate-binding protein, with translation MNTTRLALAIVALSLGLLVGPPSAAAQQPRKVARIGFLCQLFKPGPALVALRQGLRDLGYVDGQNVVLDTRFAEEKLDRLPSLAAELVRAKVDVLVPMGAAAARAAKQATTVIPIVLAGAADPVGTGLVASLARPGGNITGISSLTVELASKRLELLKQVVPGVTRVGVFWDPEEPEEVAEWKETQLAARTLGLQLQSLEVPGFTDMEKVLTALDSSRVDALINLGWIGPSFPRGKRIVVFAARQRLPAMYGRSVFVQAGGLLSYGPIYEELFRRAATHVHKILNGARPGDLPVEQPTKFELVVNLKAAKALGLAIPPSVLARADKVIE, from the coding sequence ATGAACACCACCCGGCTGGCGCTCGCAATCGTGGCCCTTAGTCTCGGCCTGCTGGTGGGGCCGCCATCGGCGGCGGCGCAGCAGCCCAGGAAGGTTGCCCGGATCGGGTTCCTATGCCAGCTCTTCAAGCCTGGACCCGCGCTGGTGGCTTTACGGCAAGGTCTGCGGGACCTGGGGTACGTCGATGGCCAAAACGTCGTCCTCGACACCCGCTTCGCCGAAGAGAAGCTCGATCGCCTGCCGTCCCTCGCTGCCGAACTGGTCCGGGCCAAGGTGGATGTCCTAGTTCCCATGGGTGCAGCGGCGGCTCGTGCGGCCAAGCAGGCGACGACCGTGATTCCCATCGTCCTGGCCGGTGCCGCCGATCCTGTGGGTACGGGGCTCGTTGCCAGTCTTGCTCGGCCCGGCGGGAACATCACCGGCATCAGTTCGCTGACGGTGGAGTTGGCCAGCAAACGTCTGGAGCTACTCAAGCAGGTCGTCCCAGGAGTCACGCGGGTCGGCGTCTTTTGGGATCCGGAGGAGCCAGAGGAAGTCGCCGAGTGGAAGGAGACTCAACTCGCGGCACGTACGCTCGGGCTTCAGCTTCAGTCGTTAGAGGTGCCAGGATTCACCGATATGGAGAAGGTGCTGACGGCGCTGGACAGCTCACGCGTCGACGCCCTCATCAACCTCGGGTGGATTGGTCCGTCCTTTCCTCGGGGAAAGCGCATTGTGGTATTCGCGGCCAGGCAGCGGCTGCCGGCAATGTACGGCCGGTCGGTCTTTGTGCAAGCTGGCGGATTGCTGTCCTATGGCCCGATCTACGAGGAACTGTTCCGGCGCGCCGCGACCCATGTCCACAAAATCTTGAACGGCGCCAGGCCGGGCGACCTCCCCGTGGAGCAGCCCACGAAGTTCGAGCTGGTCGTGAACCTGAAAGCCGCGAAGGCCCTCGGCCTCGCGATCCCGCCGTCCGTCCTCGCCCGGGCGGACAAGGTCATCGAGTGA
- the dnaN gene encoding DNA polymerase III subunit beta — MEVRVDRDAFLRGLQMVQNIVEPRQTLPILANVLLEADGESIRLTATDLQVGARVSVPATVAAKGAITLSARKLLEIVKELPTAELSIKLQENAWVGLRCGGAAYRLVGLPSGDFPQVEPGLDLGWATLDGKLLREMLAQSSFAVSHDEGRYALNGVLFSLQEGELRLVATDGHRLALASRLLAGAGSRWVGIVPRKAVQEVARVVSTGEEIQVALGENQFVLRMPNFLLTARLIEGQFPQYEQVVPKGHPRRLVLSRAGLTAALRRVSVLSEERTKPVKLLLAAGSLKLSASNPELGEAEETLPVEYSGDEVAIGFNSRYLLDALSPLETDQVLLELKDSTSPGVVKSIENEGYLCVIMPMRI; from the coding sequence ATGGAAGTCCGAGTAGATCGTGACGCGTTTCTCCGGGGCCTTCAGATGGTCCAGAACATCGTCGAGCCGCGCCAGACCCTGCCGATCCTGGCCAACGTATTGCTGGAGGCGGACGGCGAATCGATTCGCCTCACCGCGACGGATCTTCAGGTCGGGGCGCGCGTGTCGGTTCCCGCGACGGTGGCGGCGAAGGGGGCGATCACGCTTTCGGCTCGGAAGCTTCTCGAGATCGTCAAAGAGCTTCCGACTGCCGAGCTGTCGATCAAGCTCCAGGAGAATGCGTGGGTGGGGCTCCGGTGCGGGGGCGCGGCGTACAGGCTGGTCGGTTTGCCCTCCGGCGATTTTCCCCAGGTCGAACCCGGGCTGGATCTGGGGTGGGCGACCCTGGATGGCAAGCTCCTGAGGGAGATGCTGGCCCAGAGCAGCTTTGCCGTCTCGCACGACGAGGGCCGGTACGCCCTGAACGGGGTGCTGTTCTCGCTTCAGGAGGGAGAGCTCCGCCTGGTGGCGACCGACGGTCATCGGCTCGCCCTGGCGAGCCGGTTGCTTGCCGGGGCGGGCTCGAGGTGGGTCGGGATCGTCCCGCGAAAGGCCGTCCAGGAGGTGGCGCGTGTCGTGAGCACCGGGGAGGAGATTCAGGTCGCGCTCGGGGAGAATCAGTTCGTGCTGAGGATGCCGAATTTCCTCCTGACGGCCCGGCTGATCGAGGGTCAGTTCCCCCAGTACGAGCAGGTGGTGCCGAAGGGGCACCCCCGGCGGCTCGTGCTCTCGCGCGCCGGGCTCACCGCGGCCCTGCGCCGCGTCTCCGTCCTCTCGGAGGAGCGCACCAAGCCGGTGAAGCTGCTCCTCGCGGCCGGGAGCTTGAAGCTGAGCGCCTCCAACCCCGAGCTTGGAGAGGCCGAGGAAACGCTGCCGGTTGAGTATTCGGGGGACGAGGTCGCCATCGGGTTCAACTCGCGCTACCTGCTCGACGCCCTGAGCCCGCTCGAGACCGACCAGGTGCTCCTCGAGCTGAAGGACAGCACGAGCCCCGGCGTCGTAAAAAGCATCGAGAACGAGGGGTACCTCTGTGTTATAATGCCCATGAGGATTTAA
- the gyrA gene encoding DNA gyrase subunit A, translating to MPTNERQVPIPIEEEMRRSYLDYAMSVIIGRALPDIRDGLKPVHRRVLYAMQELGLAWNRAYKKSARVVGEVLGKYHPHGDAPVYEALVRMAQEFSLRYPLVDGQGNFGSVDGDPPAAMRYTEVRLAKIAHELLADIEKDTADFVPNFDESLREPTVLPTRLPNLLVNGSAGIAVGMATNIPPHNLSEVMDGLVMLIENPSTTVDDLMKVIQGPDFPTRGYIHGTAGIHEAYTTGRGSIAMRGKAHVEKMRGGREAIVISELPYQVNKAALIEKIAELSRERKIEGMSEIRDESDRDGIRIVLELSRGEIPQIILNQLYKHTQMQSSFGVIMLALVDRRPQVVNLKEMLEAFIRFRREVVTRRTRFDLARAEERAHILEGLRKAVEQLDLVIRLIRGAEHPEAAKDALIRRLELTETQAKAILDMRLQRLTQLERHKIVEEHEQTLALIADLKDILASDARLMGIIREEFLALKAEYGDERRTEILAETTELTIEDLLADEEMVVTVTRSGYIKRTHVDLYRSQRRGGKGVTGMETKEEDIVEDLFVASTHSYLLFFTNLGKGHRLKVHEIPEGGRQAKGKAMVNLLALGERERVATCVPVREFTAGGHILLATRHGEVKKTKLEAYAHIRTGGIQAMDLEAGDEVISARRTDGRREVMIATKLGMTIRFSEEEILAKSRGAGGVRGIDVGEGDEVIAAAVVQEGVSIFTITERGYGKRTPLEEYRLTGRGGKGIIDIKTGGRNGSVVGMLQVREGDDILVVTTKGKMIRLHAADISSQGRNTWGVRIIDLDPDDQVGSVARVEAEQGEREA from the coding sequence TTGCCCACCAACGAGCGACAGGTCCCGATCCCGATCGAAGAGGAGATGCGTCGGTCCTATCTGGACTACGCCATGTCCGTCATCATCGGGCGGGCGCTCCCGGACATCCGCGACGGGCTCAAGCCGGTCCACCGGCGCGTGCTCTACGCCATGCAGGAGCTGGGCCTGGCCTGGAACCGGGCCTACAAGAAGTCCGCGCGCGTCGTCGGCGAGGTCCTCGGCAAGTACCACCCCCACGGCGACGCGCCGGTGTACGAGGCGCTGGTCCGGATGGCCCAGGAGTTTTCCCTCCGCTACCCGCTCGTCGACGGGCAGGGCAACTTCGGCTCGGTGGACGGCGACCCGCCGGCGGCCATGCGCTACACCGAGGTGCGCCTGGCCAAGATCGCCCACGAGCTGCTCGCGGATATCGAGAAGGACACGGCAGATTTCGTCCCCAACTTCGACGAGTCCCTCCGCGAGCCCACCGTACTCCCCACGCGGCTCCCGAATCTGCTCGTCAACGGCTCGGCCGGCATCGCGGTCGGCATGGCGACCAACATCCCGCCCCACAACCTCTCCGAGGTGATGGACGGGCTCGTCATGCTCATCGAGAACCCGTCCACCACCGTGGACGACCTCATGAAGGTGATCCAGGGGCCGGACTTCCCCACGCGCGGCTACATTCACGGCACGGCCGGGATCCACGAGGCGTACACCACGGGCCGCGGCAGCATCGCCATGCGGGGCAAGGCGCACGTGGAGAAGATGCGCGGCGGCCGCGAGGCCATAGTCATCAGCGAGCTCCCCTACCAGGTGAACAAGGCGGCGTTGATCGAGAAGATCGCCGAGCTGTCGCGCGAGCGGAAGATCGAGGGGATGTCGGAGATCCGGGACGAGTCCGACCGGGACGGGATCCGGATCGTGCTGGAGCTCTCCCGGGGCGAGATCCCGCAGATCATCCTGAACCAGCTCTACAAGCACACCCAGATGCAGTCGAGCTTCGGCGTCATCATGCTGGCGCTCGTGGACCGGCGCCCGCAGGTGGTGAACCTGAAGGAGATGCTCGAGGCCTTCATCCGCTTCCGGCGCGAGGTGGTGACGCGGCGGACCCGCTTCGACCTGGCCCGGGCCGAGGAGCGGGCGCATATCCTGGAGGGGCTGCGAAAGGCGGTGGAGCAGCTGGACCTGGTGATCCGGCTGATCCGCGGGGCCGAGCACCCGGAGGCGGCGAAGGACGCCCTGATCCGGCGGCTCGAGCTCACCGAGACCCAGGCCAAGGCCATCCTGGACATGCGGCTCCAGCGCCTGACCCAGCTCGAGCGCCACAAGATCGTGGAGGAGCACGAGCAGACCCTGGCTCTGATCGCGGACCTGAAGGACATCCTGGCCTCCGACGCCCGGCTGATGGGGATCATCCGGGAAGAATTTCTCGCGCTCAAGGCGGAATACGGGGACGAGCGCAGGACGGAGATCCTGGCGGAGACCACCGAGCTGACCATCGAGGACCTGCTGGCGGACGAGGAGATGGTGGTCACCGTCACGCGTTCCGGGTACATCAAGCGGACCCACGTGGATCTCTACCGGAGCCAGCGGCGCGGCGGCAAGGGCGTGACGGGCATGGAGACCAAGGAGGAGGACATCGTCGAGGACCTCTTCGTCGCCTCGACCCACTCCTACCTCCTCTTCTTCACCAACCTCGGCAAGGGCCATCGCCTGAAAGTGCACGAGATCCCCGAAGGTGGACGCCAGGCCAAGGGCAAGGCGATGGTTAATTTGCTGGCGCTCGGAGAGCGGGAGAGGGTCGCGACGTGCGTGCCGGTGCGGGAGTTTACCGCTGGCGGCCACATTCTCCTCGCCACACGGCACGGCGAGGTGAAGAAGACGAAGCTGGAGGCTTACGCTCACATCCGCACAGGCGGCATTCAGGCCATGGATCTCGAGGCGGGCGACGAGGTAATCAGCGCGCGCCGGACCGACGGTCGACGCGAGGTGATGATCGCCACGAAGCTCGGGATGACCATTCGCTTTTCTGAAGAAGAGATTCTCGCCAAGAGTCGCGGCGCGGGCGGCGTGCGCGGAATCGACGTTGGGGAAGGCGACGAGGTCATCGCGGCCGCCGTCGTCCAGGAGGGCGTGAGCATCTTCACCATCACCGAGCGCGGGTACGGGAAGCGGACGCCGCTCGAGGAGTATCGGCTGACCGGTCGTGGGGGCAAGGGGATCATCGACATCAAGACCGGCGGCCGCAACGGCAGCGTGGTGGGAATGCTGCAGGTGCGGGAGGGCGACGACATCCTGGTCGTCACCACCAAGGGCAAGATGATCCGGCTCCACGCGGCCGACATCTCGTCCCAGGGCCGCAACACCTGGGGCGTGCGCATCATCGACCTGGATCCCGACGACCAGGTCGGGAGCGTGGCGCGCGTGGAAGCCGAGCAGGGCGAGCGCGAGGCATAA
- the rpmH gene encoding 50S ribosomal protein L34: MKRTYQPNRRKRERTHGFLTRMGTRGGRRTLKRRRLKGRKRLTV; encoded by the coding sequence ATGAAGCGAACCTACCAACCCAACCGACGGAAGCGGGAGCGAACTCACGGGTTCCTGACTCGCATGGGCACCCGCGGCGGCCGACGAACCCTCAAGCGGCGCCGGCTGAAGGGCCGGAAGCGCCTGACCGTCTAG
- the rnpA gene encoding ribonuclease P protein component — MPGRSGAQGFPRSERLRGQDEFQAVFKVGRRIERPALLVLWRGWDGPRQIGFAVTRQVRGAVRRNRVRRRLREAYRVSRQGLPAGLQIVCVGRKAAFDGAFQALRQDMEEALTVVARQHRESKSL, encoded by the coding sequence ATGCCCGGACGGTCGGGAGCTCAGGGGTTTCCCCGGAGCGAACGGCTCAGGGGGCAGGACGAGTTCCAGGCGGTCTTCAAGGTCGGCAGGCGGATCGAGCGGCCGGCGCTGCTCGTGCTCTGGCGGGGATGGGACGGTCCCCGCCAGATCGGTTTCGCAGTAACTCGCCAAGTCCGCGGTGCGGTGCGCAGGAACCGGGTTCGTCGGAGACTTCGCGAGGCCTACCGGGTGAGCCGCCAGGGCCTTCCAGCCGGGCTCCAGATCGTCTGTGTGGGGAGAAAAGCCGCGTTCGATGGTGCGTTTCAGGCACTCCGGCAGGACATGGAGGAAGCCCTGACCGTGGTGGCGAGACAGCACCGGGAAAGTAAGAGCCTCTGA
- the serS gene encoding serine--tRNA ligase codes for MLDLKFIREHPDEVARALETRGGNELVQRLLFVDSMRRKRVTAVEAKKAFRNTVTQEIAQAKRGGETPTEKIARMRELSDEIKEEDTKISEADKEIESILLELPNLSHPSVPVGGEEANQEMRRWGTPRQFAFDPKPHWEIGERLGILDFERAARLAKSRFAVLWGVGARLERALIQFMLDLHTREHGYQEVWVPHLVNAETMLSTGQLPKFEEQLFKTQEPDENRTLYLIPTAEVPVTCLHGGEILKEQELPKRYVAFTPCYRREAGTYGQDTRGMMRHHQFDKVELVKVTTPGASYEELESMVSDAEEVLKRLGLPYRVVVLASGDLGFAAAKTYDLEVWLPGQGRYREISSCSNCEAFQARRAEIRYRPAGGGKAAYCHTLNGSGLAVGRTLIAVLENYQEADGSVTVPPTLRPYMDGLERITAP; via the coding sequence ATGCTGGACCTCAAGTTCATTCGCGAGCACCCTGACGAAGTGGCGCGGGCCCTTGAAACCCGGGGCGGGAACGAGCTCGTGCAGAGACTGCTGTTTGTTGACTCGATGCGCCGCAAGCGGGTGACGGCCGTCGAAGCCAAAAAGGCGTTTCGCAATACGGTGACCCAGGAGATCGCTCAAGCCAAACGCGGAGGAGAAACCCCAACCGAGAAGATAGCCCGGATGCGGGAGCTCAGCGACGAGATCAAGGAGGAAGACACGAAGATCAGCGAAGCCGACAAGGAGATCGAGTCCATCCTCCTCGAGCTCCCGAACCTGTCGCATCCGAGCGTGCCCGTGGGCGGGGAAGAGGCGAACCAGGAAATGCGCCGGTGGGGGACCCCGCGCCAATTCGCCTTTGACCCGAAGCCCCACTGGGAGATCGGCGAGCGGCTGGGCATCCTTGACTTCGAGCGCGCGGCCCGGCTGGCCAAATCGCGCTTCGCGGTGCTCTGGGGGGTTGGAGCGCGGCTCGAGCGGGCGCTCATCCAGTTCATGCTCGACCTCCACACCCGGGAGCACGGCTACCAGGAGGTCTGGGTGCCCCACCTGGTCAACGCGGAGACGATGCTGAGCACCGGGCAGCTGCCGAAGTTCGAGGAGCAGCTCTTCAAGACGCAGGAGCCGGACGAGAACCGTACGCTCTATCTCATCCCGACGGCCGAGGTGCCGGTTACGTGCCTTCACGGCGGCGAGATCCTGAAAGAGCAGGAGCTGCCGAAGCGCTACGTGGCCTTCACGCCCTGCTACCGGCGCGAGGCCGGCACCTACGGGCAGGACACGCGCGGGATGATGCGCCACCACCAGTTCGACAAGGTGGAACTGGTCAAGGTAACAACGCCCGGAGCGTCCTATGAGGAGCTTGAGTCAATGGTGAGCGACGCCGAGGAGGTGCTGAAGCGGCTCGGGCTTCCGTACCGGGTCGTCGTGCTTGCGTCCGGGGACCTGGGCTTCGCCGCGGCTAAAACCTACGACCTCGAAGTGTGGCTGCCGGGGCAGGGCAGGTACCGCGAAATCTCCTCCTGCTCGAACTGCGAGGCCTTCCAGGCCCGCCGCGCCGAGATCCGCTACCGGCCGGCTGGCGGCGGCAAGGCTGCCTACTGCCACACCCTGAACGGCTCGGGCCTCGCCGTGGGACGCACGCTCATCGCCGTTCTGGAGAACTACCAGGAGGCGGACGGCAGCGTCACGGTTCCGCCGACCCTGCGGCCGTACATGGACGGGCTCGAGCGGATCACCGCGCCCTGA
- a CDS encoding UPF0175 family protein, with protein MDEENYAFLHKLAEEGKEDLSKAVREVVYKGRVMLAIERYRKGEASLGKAAELAGLSVGRMITVLAEYGVQSNLETEDYLEGLKNLRKAW; from the coding sequence ATGGACGAGGAGAACTACGCCTTCCTCCACAAACTGGCCGAGGAAGGAAAAGAAGACCTGTCCAAGGCCGTACGGGAAGTTGTGTACAAAGGCAGAGTGATGCTCGCCATAGAGAGGTACAGAAAAGGAGAAGCCTCTCTCGGCAAAGCGGCGGAACTGGCCGGTCTATCTGTTGGACGAATGATAACCGTGCTGGCTGAGTACGGAGTCCAGAGCAATCTCGAGACCGAGGACTATTTGGAAGGTCTCAAGAATCTGCGCAAGGCGTGGTGA
- the dnaA gene encoding chromosomal replication initiator protein DnaA encodes MLDSLWSRLLSALETRIPPAALNTWVRPSRIGALDGDRVEICAPNKFSRDWLVDHYLDALQAAAQECLGGNPRVSVVVERPSAAAPSPRDAAAPELRPTLAAGLNPRYTFETFVVGSSNQFAQAACQAVGELPSRAYNPLFLYGGVGLGKTHLLHAVGHQISGHFPQLTVLYLSSERFTNDLINAIRYDRNVEFRAKYRGIDLLLIDDIQFISGKERTQEEFFHTFNDLYDSRKQIVVSSDSPPKDIPDIEERLRSRFEWGLIADIQPPDFETRVAILKKKAEIERIRLPDDIAYLIGSRIKSNIRELEGALTRMIAFCALTGREMSVDLAHEVLSDLWGEDEKIITIEQIQRRVSEFFTLKLSDLKAKTRTKAVAFPRQIAMYLSRQLTHASLAEVGRAFGGKDHTTVLHAVGKVQVLLQEDPKLRKTIDTLTQSIIS; translated from the coding sequence GTGCTTGACAGCCTCTGGTCCCGCCTCCTGTCGGCGCTCGAAACGAGGATCCCCCCGGCGGCCCTGAACACCTGGGTCCGTCCGAGCCGAATCGGCGCCCTCGACGGCGACCGCGTCGAGATTTGCGCCCCCAACAAGTTCTCGCGCGACTGGCTTGTCGACCACTACCTCGACGCGCTCCAGGCGGCGGCGCAGGAATGCCTCGGGGGCAACCCGCGCGTTTCCGTCGTCGTTGAGCGCCCCTCGGCCGCCGCGCCGTCGCCGCGGGACGCGGCCGCGCCCGAGCTGCGCCCCACGCTCGCCGCCGGCCTCAACCCGCGCTACACGTTCGAGACCTTCGTCGTCGGCTCCTCGAACCAGTTCGCGCAGGCGGCCTGCCAGGCGGTCGGCGAGCTGCCCAGCAGGGCGTATAACCCGCTCTTCCTCTACGGCGGGGTCGGCCTCGGCAAAACCCACCTCCTCCACGCAGTCGGCCACCAGATCAGCGGCCACTTCCCCCAGCTCACCGTGCTCTACCTCTCCTCGGAGCGCTTCACGAACGACCTCATCAACGCGATCCGCTACGACCGGAACGTGGAGTTCCGCGCCAAGTACCGGGGCATCGACCTCCTCCTGATCGACGACATCCAGTTCATCTCCGGCAAGGAGCGGACCCAAGAAGAGTTCTTTCATACGTTCAACGACCTCTACGACTCGCGAAAGCAGATCGTCGTCTCCAGCGATTCCCCGCCCAAAGACATCCCGGACATCGAGGAGCGCCTCCGCTCGCGCTTCGAGTGGGGGCTGATCGCCGACATCCAGCCGCCCGACTTCGAGACGCGCGTCGCGATCCTCAAGAAGAAGGCCGAGATCGAGCGGATCCGCCTGCCCGACGACATCGCCTACCTGATCGGGAGCCGCATCAAGTCCAACATCCGCGAGCTGGAAGGCGCGCTGACGCGCATGATCGCCTTCTGCGCCCTGACCGGGCGGGAGATGAGCGTTGACCTCGCCCACGAGGTCCTCTCGGACCTCTGGGGAGAGGATGAGAAGATCATCACGATCGAGCAGATCCAGCGCCGCGTCTCGGAATTCTTCACGCTCAAGCTCTCCGACCTGAAAGCCAAGACCCGGACCAAGGCCGTCGCCTTCCCGCGCCAGATCGCCATGTACCTCTCACGCCAGCTCACCCACGCCTCGCTCGCTGAGGTCGGCCGCGCCTTCGGGGGCAAAGACCACACCACGGTGCTCCACGCCGTGGGGAAGGTGCAGGTCCTTCTCCAGGAGGATCCCAAACTCCGCAAGACGATCGACACGCTGACCCAGAGCATCATTTCATGA
- the gyrB gene encoding DNA topoisomerase (ATP-hydrolyzing) subunit B produces the protein MTDTYTASDIKVLEGLEAVRKRPAMYVGDTSTYGLHQLVYEAVDNSVDEALAGSCDNIRVVLHSDGSCSVGDNGRGIPVDIHEATGRPAAEVVLTTLHAGGKFEHSVYKVSGGLHGVGISVVNALAEWLELEVRRDGKVYTQRYERGEPATDLMPGERTAKHGTIVRFTPDSQIFEDTAFSFDVLSNRLRELAFLNRGLKITIEDERDERKHTFHYNGGIIEFVKHINQNKTPIHPKPIFVEGAKGDTQVEVALQYNDGYQENVFPFANNINTREGGTHLTGFRAALTRTIGAYAQANGYLKTFKGAISGDDVREGLTAVISVRLPEPQFEGQTKAKLGNSEVKGLVESIVNDKLAELFEEDPPTARRIVEKCVRAAQAREAARKARELARKKGIDDDSLPGKLADCSEREPQYRELFLVEGDSAGGSAKQGRDRRTQAVLPLRGKIINAEKARYDKVLSHQEIRLLISALGTGIGPEEFDLTKLRYHKIILMTDADVDGAHIRTLLLTFFFRHMVPVIETGYLYIAQPPLFKVKKGRVEKYLMNERELEELLLTTWVEKAKVKIPGKGTPITEQTLLGVLKKVVEYKHLFQKLVKRGVARQILEGFLKAKIKTARRSSRDQWGEAVQAAATEAGLKSFQVELEEPENGGDLIVHIVGETTVDIPTEVLKSPDYQLLFDVYQDLPHLYRGPAVIINDGGKEVEARSYDELIQTVFTFAKEGASIQRYKGLGEMNPEQLWETTMNPETRTLLKVTTEDAVGADEMFTVLMGDAVEPRREFIEKHALDAVNIDV, from the coding sequence ATGACAGATACCTATACCGCGAGCGACATCAAGGTCCTGGAGGGGCTCGAGGCCGTCCGGAAGCGCCCCGCCATGTACGTCGGGGATACGAGCACCTATGGGCTCCACCAGCTCGTGTACGAGGCTGTCGACAACTCCGTCGACGAGGCGCTGGCCGGCTCCTGCGACAACATCCGGGTGGTCCTCCACTCGGACGGGTCCTGTTCGGTCGGCGACAACGGCCGGGGGATCCCGGTGGACATTCACGAGGCCACCGGCCGGCCGGCGGCCGAGGTCGTCCTGACGACGCTCCACGCGGGGGGGAAGTTCGAGCACTCGGTCTACAAGGTCTCGGGCGGCCTTCACGGCGTCGGGATCTCAGTGGTGAACGCCCTCGCGGAGTGGCTGGAGCTGGAGGTGCGACGGGACGGGAAGGTCTACACCCAGCGCTACGAGCGCGGCGAGCCGGCGACCGACCTGATGCCGGGGGAGCGGACGGCGAAGCACGGAACGATCGTCCGGTTCACGCCGGATTCCCAGATCTTCGAGGACACTGCCTTCTCCTTCGACGTGCTCTCCAACCGGCTCCGCGAGCTGGCGTTCCTCAACCGGGGCCTGAAGATCACGATCGAGGACGAGCGGGACGAGCGCAAGCACACCTTCCACTACAACGGCGGCATCATCGAGTTCGTGAAGCACATCAACCAGAATAAGACTCCGATCCACCCCAAGCCCATCTTCGTCGAGGGGGCGAAGGGCGACACGCAGGTGGAGGTGGCCCTCCAGTACAACGACGGCTACCAGGAGAACGTCTTTCCCTTCGCGAACAACATCAACACTCGGGAGGGCGGCACGCACCTGACCGGCTTTCGCGCGGCGCTGACGCGGACGATCGGGGCGTACGCCCAGGCCAACGGCTACTTGAAGACGTTCAAGGGCGCCATCAGCGGTGACGACGTGCGCGAGGGACTCACCGCCGTGATCTCGGTCCGCCTCCCCGAGCCCCAGTTCGAGGGGCAGACGAAGGCCAAGCTGGGGAACAGCGAGGTCAAGGGGCTCGTCGAGTCCATCGTGAACGACAAGCTGGCGGAGCTGTTCGAGGAGGACCCGCCCACGGCGCGGCGCATTGTCGAGAAGTGCGTGCGCGCGGCCCAGGCCCGGGAGGCGGCACGCAAGGCGCGCGAGCTGGCCCGGAAGAAGGGGATCGATGACGACTCGCTGCCGGGCAAGCTGGCCGATTGCTCGGAGCGCGAGCCCCAGTACCGCGAGCTGTTCCTGGTGGAGGGCGACTCGGCCGGCGGTTCCGCGAAGCAGGGGAGGGACCGGCGGACCCAGGCGGTGCTCCCACTCCGAGGCAAGATCATCAACGCCGAGAAGGCGCGCTACGACAAGGTGCTCTCGCACCAGGAGATCCGGCTGCTGATCTCGGCGCTGGGGACCGGCATCGGGCCGGAGGAGTTCGACCTCACCAAGCTCCGGTACCACAAGATCATCCTGATGACCGATGCGGACGTCGACGGGGCCCACATCCGGACCCTGCTCCTGACGTTCTTTTTCCGCCACATGGTGCCGGTCATCGAGACCGGCTACCTGTACATTGCCCAGCCCCCGCTCTTCAAGGTGAAGAAGGGCCGGGTCGAGAAGTACCTGATGAACGAGCGCGAGCTGGAGGAGCTCCTGCTCACGACCTGGGTGGAGAAGGCCAAAGTGAAAATCCCGGGTAAGGGGACGCCGATTACCGAGCAAACACTCCTCGGGGTGCTGAAGAAGGTGGTGGAGTACAAGCACCTGTTCCAAAAGCTGGTAAAGCGCGGCGTCGCCCGCCAGATTCTTGAGGGGTTCCTAAAGGCGAAGATCAAGACGGCGAGACGCTCTAGCCGGGATCAATGGGGCGAGGCGGTTCAAGCGGCTGCGACAGAGGCGGGGCTGAAGAGCTTTCAGGTCGAACTCGAGGAGCCGGAGAATGGAGGCGACCTCATCGTACACATCGTCGGGGAGACAACGGTTGATATCCCGACGGAGGTTCTAAAGTCACCAGATTATCAGCTGCTCTTCGACGTGTACCAAGATCTTCCGCACCTCTATCGTGGCCCGGCAGTCATCATCAACGACGGCGGCAAGGAGGTTGAGGCCAGAAGTTACGACGAGCTGATCCAGACGGTCTTCACCTTCGCCAAGGAAGGCGCGTCGATCCAGCGCTACAAGGGGCTCGGCGAGATGAACCCCGAGCAGCTCTGGGAGACGACCATGAATCCGGAGACCCGCACCCTCCTGAAGGTCACTACGGAGGACGCGGTCGGAGCCGACGAGATGTTCACGGTACTGATGGGCGACGCGGTCGAGCCGCGCCGCGAGTTCATCGAGAAGCACGCGCTCGACGCCGTGAACATCGACGTCTAG
- the yidD gene encoding membrane protein insertion efficiency factor YidD has translation MAWVARLTAQLLRGYQVAVSPFLPRACRFEPSCSEFARQAVLTHGPARGLWFALKRLGRCHPLHPGGYDPPPARPGGHLVSPRRVSE, from the coding sequence ATGGCTTGGGTCGCTCGGCTAACCGCCCAACTTCTCAGGGGTTACCAGGTCGCGGTTTCGCCCTTTCTCCCGCGGGCTTGCCGTTTTGAGCCCAGCTGCTCGGAGTTTGCCCGGCAGGCGGTGCTGACGCACGGACCGGCCCGCGGCCTGTGGTTCGCCCTCAAACGCCTCGGGCGTTGTCATCCGCTCCACCCAGGGGGCTATGATCCCCCTCCAGCCAGGCCCGGCGGCCACCTCGTTTCCCCTCGGAGGGTGTCCGAGTAA